The following are from one region of the Candidatus Cloacimonadota bacterium genome:
- a CDS encoding MBL fold metallo-hydrolase, with amino-acid sequence MKIIILGSGSGMPAKNKRSSAVLVKSQNHTFLFDCGDGCASSLLNLDLDPNTIDAIVITHYHPDHAGGLLLLIQMLYLQRRTKALSLYLPEREEDFLAMLQMFYTFPQKFSFDLQIKPMNRLNMDYNRLNIKANDHLDGYREIVRQNNLPNKLKAYSLRVSSPKGDFVYSSDISTVDCISEFCMGAHTVLVDAGHPSAEQVLRLCTLDVKRVLLTHEPRPQIKQMAQKATKDIFYEALENVEYTI; translated from the coding sequence GTGAAGATCATAATTTTGGGTTCAGGTTCTGGAATGCCAGCAAAGAATAAAAGAAGTTCTGCTGTATTGGTAAAATCGCAGAATCATACATTTCTCTTTGATTGTGGAGATGGTTGTGCTTCATCCCTTCTTAATTTGGATTTGGATCCAAATACTATAGATGCTATAGTTATTACACATTACCACCCTGATCATGCCGGGGGATTGCTCTTGCTTATTCAAATGTTGTATTTACAGAGGCGGACTAAGGCATTGTCATTGTATTTACCCGAGCGCGAAGAGGATTTTTTGGCCATGCTTCAGATGTTTTATACTTTTCCCCAAAAGTTTAGTTTTGATTTGCAGATAAAACCTATGAACCGATTGAATATGGACTATAACAGGCTAAACATTAAAGCGAACGATCATCTTGATGGATATCGTGAAATAGTTAGGCAAAACAACCTACCAAATAAGCTTAAAGCCTATTCTTTGAGAGTTTCTTCTCCCAAGGGAGATTTTGTATATAGTTCAGACATCTCTACTGTGGATTGTATTTCCGAATTTTGCATGGGGGCACATACTGTATTGGTAGATGCCGGTCATCCAAGTGCAGAGCAAGTTCTTAGGCTTTGCACTCTTGATGTTAAGAGGGTATTACTTACTCATGAACCTCGTCCTCAGATAAAGCAAATGGCACAAAAAGCCACAAAGGACATTTTTTATGAAGCTCTGGAAAACGTGGAATACACTATATGA